From the genome of Leptodactylus fuscus isolate aLepFus1 chromosome 1, aLepFus1.hap2, whole genome shotgun sequence, one region includes:
- the LOC142194548 gene encoding uncharacterized protein LOC142194548, with amino-acid sequence MGHIKYHTAVWLRSLRDSDISLFKERNLLHQQTVGFLLLHIALHKMLQQLLHSSDDCTRSSEGHLISTDYKAEDHGITQYPYVVHVVTLDIPSAFQEKDLSSNSLQSVKQNESCRNGVIQQGIHTGEKPYSCPECGKCFPRNSDLVKHERTHTGEKPYSCLECGKCFSQLSILVRHKKTHTGEKPFFCAECGKCFAHKFHLVEHQRIHTVEKPYSCPECGKCFTHKSNLVEHQKIHTGEKPYSCPECGKCFARKYSLVEHQIIHAGENLFSCPECGICFTHKNSLVEHQKTHTGEKPYLCLECGKCFTCKSELVKHDRTHTGEKPYLCLECGKCFTQLSILVRHKKTHTGEKPFFCAECGKCFAHKFRLVEHQRTHTGEKPYLCPECGKRFISKSELVKHQRVHI; translated from the exons gtctctgcGGGATAGTGACatcagtctctttaaggagcgtaATCTGCTCCATCAGCAAACGGTTGGTTTCTTGTTGCTGCACATAGCACTGCACAAGATGCTTCAGCAGCTCCTCCATAGTTCGG atgactgtaccaggagctcagagggacatctgatatctacagattataaagcagaggatcatggtatcacacaatatCCATATGTAGTACATGTTGTTACCTTAGACATTCCCTCAGCCTTtcaggagaaagatctttcttctaATTCATTACAGTCTGTtaaacaaaatgaaagctgcagaaACGGTGTTATACAACagggaattcacacaggggagaagccatattcatgcccagaatgtgggaaatgtttcccTCGCaattcagatcttgttaaacatgagagaactcacactggggagaagccttattcatgcctagaatgtgggaaatgttttagtcagTTATCAATTCTTGTTAGACATAagaaaactcacacaggggagaagccatttttctgtgcagaatgtgggaaatgctttgctCACAAATtccatcttgttgaacatcaaagaattcacacagtggAGAAGCCTTATTCGTGcccagagtgtgggaaatgttttactcacaaatcaaatcttgttgaacatcaaaaaattcacacaggggagaagccttattcgtgcccagaatgtgggaaatgttttgctcgcaAATAcagtcttgttgaacatcaaataaTTCACGCAGGAGAGAATctattttcatgcccagaatgtgggatatGTTTTACTCACAAAAAttctcttgttgaacatcaaaaaactcacactggggagaagccttaTTTGtgcctagaatgtgggaaatgttttacgtgCAAATCAGAGCTTGTTAAACATGATAGAACTCATACTGGGGAGAAGCCTTATTTGtgcctagaatgtgggaaatgttttactcagttATCAATTCTTGTTAGACATAAGAAAActcatacaggggagaagccatttttctgcgcagaatgtgggaaatgttttgctcacaaATTccgtcttgttgaacatcaaagaactcacacaggggagaagccatatttatgcccagaatgtgggaaacgttttatatctaaatcagaacttgttaaacatcagagagttCACATATAA